A region from the Candidatus Electrothrix scaldis genome encodes:
- a CDS encoding cytochrome-c peroxidase → MKKTAVALFLACAVLATGAAQAEQKPVEPITPATGINKEKAELGKKLFFDPRLSKSGFISCNSCHNLSRGGTDNLQTSIGHNWQQGPINAPTVLNSSMNFVQFWDGRAKDLKDQAGGPIANPGEMAFTHSLAEEVLQSIPGYVVEFKGIYGKDKIDIEQITDAIAEFEKTLVTPNSRFDQWLQGDKNALNADEQAGYKLFQDSGCISCHYGMAMGGGNFYKMGMVEEFKAKSPSKGRQDVTGREEHHFMFKVPTLRNVELTYPYFHDGSAQTLSEAVDTMARHQLGKKFSREENAQLVAFLKTLTGEQPTFTIPILPPSSDTTPRPRPFE, encoded by the coding sequence ATGAAAAAAACAGCAGTCGCTCTTTTTCTTGCATGCGCAGTATTGGCGACCGGAGCCGCCCAAGCAGAGCAAAAACCGGTTGAACCTATTACTCCAGCGACGGGTATTAATAAAGAAAAGGCTGAGCTGGGAAAAAAACTTTTTTTTGATCCTCGTCTCTCTAAGTCAGGTTTTATCTCTTGTAACTCCTGTCATAATCTCAGCAGGGGCGGCACAGATAACCTGCAAACCTCCATTGGCCATAACTGGCAGCAGGGACCTATTAATGCACCCACTGTCCTGAACTCCAGTATGAATTTTGTCCAGTTTTGGGATGGTCGTGCCAAGGACCTCAAAGATCAGGCAGGTGGACCAATTGCTAATCCAGGGGAAATGGCCTTTACTCACAGTCTGGCAGAGGAAGTACTTCAGTCAATTCCTGGTTACGTTGTTGAATTCAAAGGAATCTACGGCAAGGATAAAATTGATATAGAGCAGATTACAGATGCTATTGCCGAGTTTGAAAAGACTTTGGTGACTCCCAATTCCCGTTTTGACCAATGGCTGCAAGGCGATAAAAATGCCTTAAACGCGGACGAGCAGGCAGGGTATAAGCTGTTTCAGGACTCTGGCTGTATTTCCTGCCATTACGGCATGGCAATGGGAGGAGGAAATTTCTACAAGATGGGAATGGTTGAGGAGTTTAAGGCCAAGAGCCCATCCAAAGGTCGTCAGGATGTGACAGGTAGGGAGGAACACCATTTCATGTTCAAAGTGCCGACCCTGCGTAATGTGGAGTTAACCTATCCGTACTTCCATGATGGCTCTGCTCAGACCTTGTCCGAGGCAGTCGACACTATGGCTCGGCATCAGCTGGGGAAGAAGTTCAGCCGGGAAGAAAACGCACAGCTGGTGGCCTTTCTGAAAACGCTGACTGGTGAGCAACCCACATTTACAATTCCTATTCTGCCGCCTTCCAGCGATACCACTCCTCGCCCCAGACCGTTTGAGTAG
- a CDS encoding HNH endonuclease produces the protein MMNEDFAYGFGVDESTIRAERKKARELRKTRWWQQKTAEGICHYCQQKFPVNELTMDHVIPLSRGGRSTKGNLVPCCKKCNTAKKTDLPPELEEL, from the coding sequence ATGATGAATGAAGATTTTGCTTATGGTTTCGGAGTTGATGAATCAACCATCCGAGCAGAAAGAAAAAAAGCCAGGGAGTTACGCAAAACTCGCTGGTGGCAGCAGAAGACCGCTGAAGGGATTTGTCATTACTGCCAGCAGAAATTTCCTGTCAACGAACTGACGATGGACCATGTTATACCCCTGTCCAGGGGCGGTCGCTCGACTAAGGGCAATTTAGTTCCCTGTTGCAAGAAATGTAATACGGCGAAAAAAACAGATTTACCTCCAGAGCTTGAGGAACTTTAA
- a CDS encoding folylpolyglutamate synthase/dihydrofolate synthase family protein: MNYQEAWEFLDQLQFFKIKLGLDSMNQFLERLGNPHRDLQCIHIGGTNGKGSVGATLCSILTAAGYKTGFYTSPHLSSVRERFRIGKHYIGKDDFARLITKIHGALDGQQITYFECTTTLALLWFAEQKVDCAILEVGMGGRLDATNVVTPLLSLVTNVSMDHEQYLGNTLAEVSTEKAGIIKEGIPVVSGVADDDSGKIIRQTCDERKAQLFLFGREFNGSFSQESKKKWQYNGLDGEALVDLPMSLRGNYQIANSSLALAAIQLLRQQGWGVTEGQLRTGLQETFWPGRLEFFRLNKEGKKIDKKDEGWNFLLDGAHNPAGVKALKHALRDFSRNRLILVWGAMSDKDLRVTLSEISPLADIIIFTRPESERSARTSQLKGCVSSAMHQKVICTEAVPAALQQARVLASGQDLICIAGSLYLVGIARQLLLGGLVDDE; this comes from the coding sequence ATGAATTACCAAGAGGCGTGGGAATTCCTGGACCAACTCCAGTTTTTTAAGATCAAGCTGGGCCTGGATTCCATGAATCAATTTTTAGAGCGATTGGGCAATCCGCACCGCGATTTGCAATGTATCCATATCGGTGGCACTAACGGCAAGGGCTCGGTAGGTGCAACGCTTTGCTCAATTCTTACAGCTGCTGGTTACAAGACAGGGTTTTATACATCACCTCATCTCAGCTCGGTACGGGAACGATTTCGAATTGGTAAGCATTATATTGGGAAAGATGATTTTGCCCGTCTGATTACAAAAATTCATGGTGCGCTTGATGGACAGCAAATTACCTATTTTGAATGCACCACCACTTTGGCCTTGCTTTGGTTTGCAGAGCAAAAAGTCGATTGCGCTATTTTGGAAGTGGGGATGGGGGGCCGTTTAGATGCTACTAATGTGGTGACGCCTCTTCTTTCTCTGGTTACCAATGTGAGCATGGATCACGAGCAGTACCTGGGAAACACCTTGGCAGAAGTTTCTACTGAAAAGGCAGGGATTATTAAAGAAGGCATTCCCGTTGTGTCTGGCGTTGCAGATGATGATTCGGGAAAGATTATTCGTCAAACCTGCGATGAACGCAAGGCGCAGCTCTTTCTTTTTGGCAGGGAATTTAATGGCTCTTTTAGCCAAGAGAGTAAAAAAAAATGGCAATATAACGGGTTGGACGGTGAGGCTCTGGTGGATCTTCCCATGTCTCTACGCGGTAATTATCAGATTGCTAATTCTTCTTTGGCCCTTGCTGCGATTCAGCTTCTCCGTCAACAGGGATGGGGCGTCACAGAGGGACAGCTTCGCACGGGACTGCAAGAAACCTTTTGGCCAGGGCGTTTAGAATTTTTTCGCCTGAATAAGGAAGGGAAAAAAATCGATAAAAAAGATGAAGGTTGGAATTTTCTTCTTGATGGGGCCCATAACCCTGCTGGTGTTAAAGCGCTGAAGCATGCCCTGCGCGATTTTTCCCGCAATCGTCTTATTTTGGTTTGGGGAGCGATGAGTGATAAAGATTTACGTGTCACGCTCAGCGAGATCTCTCCCCTTGCCGATATTATTATTTTTACCCGGCCAGAGTCGGAACGTTCGGCCCGGACAAGTCAGCTTAAAGGATGCGTATCAAGTGCTATGCACCAAAAGGTGATTTGCACGGAAGCTGTGCCTGCGGCTTTGCAACAGGCTCGGGTCCTGGCAAGTGGTCAGGATTTGATCTGTATCGCCGGTTCACTATATCTTGTTGGAATAGCTCGACAGCTGTTGTTAGGAGGACTTGTCGATGATGAATGA
- a CDS encoding glutamate synthase-related protein — MVSVRSVYTQPSSLTYSDLPWIIEHREDRCTLCGQCTAVCPKQAIYLTYRRQRVPKLDILKKKRGNEYRHFVGIRQNTEVDKMCIGCGMCSSVCPNEAIGPVPNPNEHRSKFHMDQKGDSWKRGGRRNLSGRTVLDRLSFGRISMLTDPALDAGRHEFNANTILGRVLPPEEYIRRQAAGEWIPPTREIFPFVIGSMSFGGLSPNMWLGLLQGVAYCNEVLGIPVVMATGEGGCPPWVLKSPFLKYIILQIASGYFGWDEIIRAIPEMQCDPAAIEIKYGQGAKPGDGGLLMWFKVSKLIARLRGVPEGVDLPSPPVHQTLYSIEESVMKMIQTMSMAFNFRVPVYPKISGSTSAKSVLNNLVRNPYASGMLIDGIDGGTGAAYNVSMDATGYPIASNVRECYQDLVAQGRQNEIPIFAAGGVGKNGNVTQNGMALIMLGASGVHIGKYIMQACAGCLGNELGRCNVCNVGICPKGITSQNEKLYRRLDPDDVAQRVADTFSSIKTEMKKIMAPLGRSQSLPIGMSDALTIDDKDVADRLGIKYAC, encoded by the coding sequence ATGGTCTCAGTTCGATCAGTTTACACTCAGCCAAGCAGCTTAACTTATAGCGACCTGCCCTGGATCATAGAGCACCGTGAGGATCGCTGTACCCTGTGCGGGCAGTGTACTGCGGTTTGCCCTAAGCAGGCTATCTACCTGACCTACCGTCGGCAGAGGGTGCCCAAACTGGATATCCTGAAAAAGAAACGCGGCAACGAATACCGCCATTTTGTCGGCATTCGCCAAAATACCGAAGTCGATAAGATGTGTATTGGCTGCGGTATGTGTTCCTCTGTCTGTCCCAACGAGGCCATAGGTCCGGTGCCGAACCCCAATGAGCATCGCTCCAAATTTCATATGGATCAGAAGGGGGATTCCTGGAAGCGCGGTGGACGCCGTAACCTTTCTGGTCGGACCGTGTTGGATCGCCTCTCTTTCGGTCGAATTTCCATGCTGACCGATCCTGCCCTGGATGCAGGACGACATGAATTCAACGCCAATACTATTCTTGGTCGGGTACTGCCGCCGGAAGAATATATTCGTCGGCAAGCAGCTGGAGAGTGGATTCCACCAACCCGTGAGATCTTCCCCTTTGTGATCGGCTCCATGTCCTTTGGTGGTCTGTCCCCCAATATGTGGCTGGGATTGCTCCAGGGTGTGGCGTATTGTAATGAGGTCCTGGGAATTCCTGTGGTTATGGCCACTGGTGAGGGTGGTTGTCCGCCGTGGGTACTCAAGAGCCCCTTCCTCAAGTACATCATTCTTCAGATCGCTTCTGGTTATTTTGGTTGGGATGAGATCATCCGCGCTATTCCAGAAATGCAATGTGATCCGGCAGCGATTGAGATCAAGTACGGTCAGGGCGCCAAGCCTGGTGACGGTGGGCTGCTGATGTGGTTCAAGGTCTCCAAGCTCATCGCTCGTCTGCGTGGTGTACCGGAAGGCGTTGATCTGCCTTCACCGCCGGTTCATCAGACACTCTACTCCATTGAGGAGAGTGTTATGAAGATGATCCAGACCATGTCTATGGCCTTTAATTTTCGGGTACCGGTGTATCCGAAGATTTCCGGTTCTACTTCTGCGAAGTCTGTACTGAACAACCTGGTTCGTAACCCCTATGCCAGTGGTATGCTGATCGACGGTATTGATGGTGGAACCGGTGCAGCTTACAATGTTTCTATGGACGCAACCGGATATCCCATTGCCTCTAACGTCCGTGAGTGTTACCAGGATCTGGTAGCTCAGGGACGCCAGAACGAGATCCCCATCTTTGCAGCTGGTGGTGTGGGTAAGAACGGTAATGTAACCCAGAACGGTATGGCCCTGATTATGCTCGGAGCCTCTGGTGTCCACATCGGTAAATACATCATGCAGGCCTGTGCAGGCTGTCTCGGTAATGAACTGGGACGCTGTAATGTTTGTAACGTGGGTATTTGTCCGAAAGGTATTACCAGCCAGAACGAGAAGCTGTATCGTCGTCTGGACCCGGATGATGTGGCGCAGAGAGTTGCTGATACCTTCTCTTCCATCAAGACTGAGATGAAGAAAATCATGGCTCCGCTGGGACGTTCTCAGAGCTTGCCTATTGGTATGTCTGATGCGCTGACCATTGATGATAAGGATGTGGCAGATCGTTTAGGCATCAAGTACGCCTGTTAA
- a CDS encoding FAD-dependent oxidoreductase, whose protein sequence is MSERKVIKVSGKDANGRRLTSKIFEEEVRGAAADADELILESFGQHNIGLRLGNVERPLTIRITGPAGQRVGCMGMPGSTIICEGSASDDVGYLNIGADVIVKGDATNGVCNAMAGGRVMIGGSIGARGLTMTKWNPEYERPEMWVLGSVGDTFAEFNCGGIAVICGHEPKNPDNVLGYRPCVGMVGGQVYFRGNIDESYSRRNAKLTSPTDEEWQWLVERLPEYLESIGRPELLETLSNREEWNLLSAVTAQERALMFSGPMSMSEFSARIWNNGFGGGDPLRDLAPGLDRSLVGVVETGEMRRRRPYWVNRDSAAPCTYYCPMHIPTIDRLRMIREGRNDEAYEMLLRYTPFPASVCGTICPNLCIQNCSRKKVDYSIDVAVLGQAVHNVDPPKCKPATGHKVAIIGGGPGGMGAAWHLALAGIEAHIFEKSDELGGKLAQTIPWERLTKAVWQMEVERFLKNELITVNLGVEMTKEKMEELKEEFDYVIVSVGTHQPKIIPFSGHERVIPALDYLKAAKSDSPMETGKQVVIIGAGNVGCDVAAECYRLGAEEVTLVDIQKPLAFGKERDAAEALGATFKWPVMTKEVTEEGLVTDKDELIPAQTVIISIGDVPSLPFLPESVEVVNIAGGSWIKTDDAGRTTDEKILAVGDVERPGLATNALGAAKRTAEYLASVLAETEWKPFAQKLIQYEALTIAHYDPADEKGDTENQQAARCLSCGSCRDCHLCETICPTHAISRREAVAADPDGVSFEYVSDDSKCIACGFCADTCPCGIWTMRPY, encoded by the coding sequence ATGAGTGAGCGAAAAGTAATAAAAGTTAGCGGCAAAGACGCCAATGGTCGGCGCCTGACGTCCAAGATATTCGAAGAAGAGGTACGTGGTGCAGCAGCAGATGCCGACGAATTGATTCTGGAGTCTTTTGGTCAACATAATATTGGCCTGCGACTCGGTAATGTAGAGCGTCCTCTGACCATCCGTATTACAGGACCAGCTGGCCAGCGCGTGGGCTGTATGGGTATGCCTGGTTCCACTATCATCTGCGAAGGCTCTGCTTCTGACGATGTGGGCTACCTCAACATCGGGGCAGACGTTATCGTAAAAGGCGATGCCACCAACGGTGTCTGTAATGCGATGGCCGGTGGCCGGGTGATGATCGGTGGTTCCATCGGTGCCCGTGGTCTGACCATGACCAAGTGGAACCCGGAATACGAGAGACCAGAGATGTGGGTACTCGGTTCTGTAGGTGATACCTTTGCCGAGTTCAACTGCGGTGGTATTGCGGTCATCTGTGGTCATGAGCCTAAAAATCCAGACAACGTTCTGGGCTATCGTCCTTGCGTTGGTATGGTTGGTGGACAGGTCTATTTTCGTGGTAATATCGATGAGAGTTACTCACGAAGGAATGCAAAATTGACCAGCCCTACAGATGAGGAATGGCAATGGCTTGTTGAGCGGTTGCCGGAATATTTGGAGTCTATTGGACGCCCTGAGTTGCTGGAGACCCTAAGTAACCGTGAGGAGTGGAATCTCCTCAGTGCTGTTACAGCTCAGGAACGCGCACTGATGTTCTCTGGCCCAATGTCCATGTCTGAGTTCTCTGCTCGTATTTGGAATAATGGTTTTGGCGGTGGAGATCCTCTTCGTGATCTGGCACCAGGACTGGACCGTTCCCTGGTCGGTGTTGTCGAGACCGGCGAGATGCGACGCCGCAGACCCTACTGGGTTAATCGTGATTCAGCAGCGCCCTGCACCTATTACTGCCCTATGCACATCCCGACCATTGATCGGCTGAGGATGATTCGTGAGGGAAGAAACGACGAAGCCTATGAGATGCTGCTTCGCTATACCCCTTTCCCGGCCTCTGTTTGCGGAACGATTTGTCCGAACCTCTGCATCCAGAACTGCTCACGCAAAAAAGTGGATTACTCCATTGATGTAGCCGTTCTTGGCCAGGCTGTGCATAATGTAGATCCTCCCAAGTGCAAACCTGCCACTGGTCATAAAGTAGCTATTATCGGTGGTGGCCCTGGTGGTATGGGTGCTGCTTGGCATCTGGCCTTAGCAGGGATTGAGGCGCATATTTTTGAAAAAAGTGATGAGCTGGGCGGAAAGCTGGCTCAGACCATCCCTTGGGAACGTCTGACCAAGGCAGTTTGGCAGATGGAGGTTGAGCGCTTCCTCAAAAACGAGCTTATCACCGTCAACCTTGGCGTGGAAATGACCAAGGAAAAGATGGAAGAGCTGAAAGAGGAATTCGACTATGTTATCGTCTCTGTTGGCACGCACCAGCCGAAGATTATCCCTTTTTCTGGGCATGAGCGAGTCATCCCTGCCCTGGATTATCTAAAGGCAGCCAAGAGCGACTCTCCAATGGAGACCGGCAAGCAAGTGGTCATCATTGGTGCTGGTAACGTGGGATGCGATGTTGCTGCTGAGTGCTATCGCCTTGGAGCAGAAGAGGTCACTTTGGTGGACATTCAGAAACCATTGGCCTTTGGTAAGGAGCGTGATGCGGCTGAGGCCTTGGGGGCTACCTTTAAATGGCCTGTGATGACCAAGGAAGTCACGGAGGAAGGATTAGTCACAGATAAGGATGAGCTGATTCCTGCACAGACCGTGATTATTTCCATTGGCGATGTGCCGAGCTTGCCTTTCCTGCCGGAAAGCGTCGAGGTGGTCAATATTGCTGGTGGTTCCTGGATCAAGACCGATGATGCGGGTCGGACCACAGATGAGAAGATTCTGGCGGTCGGTGATGTGGAGCGCCCTGGTTTGGCGACCAATGCCTTAGGTGCAGCCAAGCGGACAGCAGAATATTTAGCCTCAGTTCTGGCTGAAACAGAGTGGAAGCCCTTTGCCCAGAAGCTGATTCAGTACGAAGCCCTGACCATTGCTCATTATGATCCGGCTGATGAAAAGGGTGATACCGAGAATCAGCAGGCAGCCCGCTGTTTAAGTTGCGGCTCCTGCCGAGACTGTCATCTCTGTGAGACCATCTGTCCGACGCATGCCATCTCCCGCCGTGAGGCAGTGGCTGCTGATCCCGATGGGGTAAGCTTTGAGTATGTGTCTGATGACAGCAAGTGTATTGCTTGTGGATTCTGTGCAGACACCTGCCCCTGTGGTATTTGGACTATGCGTCCGTACTAA
- a CDS encoding YbhB/YbcL family Raf kinase inhibitor-like protein has protein sequence MFTKKVLAHISSLAGSAMLVCSAYAATTSAGESNIFIYLPAYTQSGSTSTADFTLTSSAVADGELLEAYKCEEKVDDVENSIPLAWSNVPDSAGSLAVIMHHYPNPDDTSQANSYLLLWDIYPSITEIPYGEADDGSWYMGSNKDGTAISYTSPCSPSVGTHEYTITLYALSETPPSLPTESTLEVDYDVLKAAIETVTVIDTATLTFNDVNE, from the coding sequence ATGTTTACAAAAAAAGTTCTTGCGCATATTTCCAGTCTCGCAGGCTCTGCAATGCTCGTATGCTCTGCTTACGCAGCAACGACGAGCGCTGGCGAGTCCAATATATTCATCTATTTACCAGCATATACCCAGTCAGGTTCGACAAGCACAGCAGATTTCACTTTAACAAGCAGTGCTGTTGCCGATGGAGAACTTCTTGAGGCTTATAAATGCGAAGAAAAGGTAGACGATGTAGAGAACTCCATTCCTTTAGCCTGGTCTAATGTACCTGATTCTGCAGGATCGTTGGCCGTTATAATGCATCATTATCCAAACCCTGATGATACCTCGCAGGCAAATTCCTATCTGCTCCTTTGGGATATTTATCCTTCTATTACAGAGATCCCCTATGGAGAGGCTGACGACGGGAGTTGGTATATGGGATCGAACAAAGACGGAACAGCGATATCCTACACCTCCCCCTGTTCTCCAAGTGTAGGTACTCATGAATATACAATCACGCTCTACGCTTTATCAGAAACACCTCCATCCTTGCCCACTGAAAGTACTCTGGAGGTTGATTATGACGTACTCAAAGCTGCAATTGAAACGGTTACGGTTATTGATACGGCGACGTTAACCTTCAACGATGTCAATGAATAA
- a CDS encoding YkgJ family cysteine cluster protein, whose amino-acid sequence MDKQSPSLSDIFNCTRCGYCCQGETTVSLDQDDQERMIAELGLTRQEVEEKYWRITGKVVQMKIVDHHCIFYQKNAGCTVHQGRPWRCGQWPLHPSMLHDKDNFRTIRDSCPGLNQEISWEEFCDIFKKLLEQEEKLIC is encoded by the coding sequence ATGGATAAACAATCTCCTTCCCTCTCTGACATCTTTAACTGCACCCGCTGCGGTTATTGCTGCCAGGGGGAAACCACAGTTTCTCTGGATCAAGACGATCAAGAGCGAATGATCGCTGAATTAGGTCTGACACGACAGGAAGTCGAAGAAAAATACTGGCGAATTACCGGCAAAGTAGTACAAATGAAAATTGTAGACCATCACTGCATCTTTTATCAAAAAAATGCTGGCTGTACGGTGCATCAAGGACGCCCTTGGCGCTGTGGTCAGTGGCCTCTGCATCCCAGCATGCTGCATGATAAGGACAATTTTCGTACCATCCGGGATTCCTGCCCTGGCCTTAATCAGGAAATCAGCTGGGAAGAGTTCTGTGATATTTTCAAAAAATTGCTAGAGCAGGAAGAAAAATTGATATGCTGA
- a CDS encoding glutamate synthase — protein MCRLALKTADIPFSPYEVLTGMEAMQEGYDGSGLGLLLRGVSFEDYKYKKDEQIILSGIAHTEAAFKRLQRLMEERGFEQDYDHRFKVDSSQIDTSDRYQYIVRVYKKPEGLTEKELEDRLMQTRLFLRKNGEEHGNDLTIFSFWSDVVTIKEVGWPLQVGDGLGLNDERIKARVVMAQGRQNTNYGINLYACHPFFIQGIATMTNGENTAFVPIKEWLEGKKIPGYMGYQSDSEVFAHILHYVTKRLNLPLAAYKHVITPLKTEELNAHPQGDFLKGLRTACRRLIIDGPNAIIGTLPDETCMLVMDQKKMRPATVGGRPGAWAIASEMCGVEALVPDRDPALDFQPMREHTVIIPPERKELQIWSQFDQFTLSQAA, from the coding sequence ATGTGTCGATTAGCCCTGAAAACCGCAGATATACCCTTCTCACCCTATGAGGTGCTGACCGGCATGGAGGCCATGCAGGAGGGATATGATGGTAGCGGTCTCGGACTGTTGCTGCGTGGTGTCAGTTTCGAGGATTATAAATATAAAAAAGATGAGCAGATTATCCTGTCTGGTATTGCTCATACAGAGGCCGCGTTTAAACGCCTCCAGCGACTTATGGAGGAACGGGGCTTTGAACAGGACTATGATCACCGTTTTAAGGTTGATTCCAGCCAGATCGATACCTCTGATCGTTATCAGTATATTGTTCGGGTGTACAAAAAGCCAGAAGGCCTCACAGAAAAAGAACTGGAAGATCGACTGATGCAGACCCGGCTTTTTCTTCGTAAAAATGGAGAAGAGCATGGGAACGATTTAACCATCTTCTCTTTTTGGTCTGATGTTGTGACCATTAAAGAAGTGGGTTGGCCCCTTCAGGTAGGTGATGGCCTGGGATTGAACGACGAGCGAATCAAGGCCAGAGTAGTTATGGCTCAGGGACGGCAGAATACCAACTACGGTATTAATCTTTATGCCTGCCATCCCTTCTTTATCCAAGGCATCGCCACTATGACCAATGGCGAGAACACCGCCTTTGTTCCCATCAAAGAATGGTTAGAAGGAAAGAAAATTCCCGGCTACATGGGCTACCAGTCTGACTCTGAGGTCTTTGCCCATATTCTTCACTACGTGACCAAACGGCTCAACCTGCCCTTGGCTGCATACAAACATGTTATTACCCCGCTGAAGACAGAAGAGTTGAATGCTCATCCCCAGGGAGACTTCCTCAAAGGCCTGCGTACTGCTTGTCGCCGCCTGATTATTGATGGCCCCAACGCCATTATCGGAACCCTGCCAGATGAAACCTGTATGCTGGTGATGGATCAGAAAAAGATGCGCCCAGCCACTGTTGGCGGACGTCCCGGTGCCTGGGCCATAGCCTCAGAGATGTGCGGTGTTGAGGCCCTTGTGCCGGACCGCGACCCTGCTCTTGATTTTCAGCCCATGCGTGAACATACAGTAATTATTCCACCAGAACGAAAGGAACTTCAGATATGGTCTCAGTTCGATCAGTTTACACTCAGCCAAGCAGCTTAA
- a CDS encoding thioredoxin family protein yields the protein MLYQSSTLYNERTINSLVPNFLWEILSPEWLTDYETALSFAQQMDKIILVHFTSSDVCQYCDYLKKEVYYTLQFVRWATKNAILLKIDLPAYKSLPEHIVAQNKGLKKKYSISCYPTVIGLYPDGTERGRLEGYYPGTGVADWLRGFNKITMLTP from the coding sequence ATGCTCTATCAATCAAGCACATTATATAACGAAAGAACAATAAACTCTTTGGTACCCAACTTTTTATGGGAAATACTTAGCCCGGAATGGCTCACTGATTATGAAACAGCTCTTTCCTTTGCTCAGCAGATGGACAAAATCATCTTGGTGCATTTTACAAGCAGTGATGTCTGCCAATACTGTGACTATCTCAAAAAAGAGGTTTACTATACATTACAGTTTGTTCGTTGGGCCACGAAAAACGCTATCCTCTTAAAAATAGACCTCCCTGCCTACAAATCCTTACCAGAACACATAGTAGCCCAAAACAAAGGACTGAAGAAAAAATATAGTATCAGCTGCTACCCCACCGTTATCGGTTTATACCCTGACGGCACAGAGCGGGGAAGACTTGAAGGATATTATCCCGGAACCGGGGTCGCTGATTGGTTAAGAGGATTCAATAAAATTACCATGCTGACACCATAA
- a CDS encoding cytochrome-c peroxidase codes for MKVKSGVMSFLCMAILGAAGAAGAAGAAEEEPVQPIPPVKEINLAKAELGKKLFFDPRLSKSGFISCNSCHNLSMGGSDNLKTSIGHNWQKGPINAPTVLNSSLNFVQFWDGRAETLKDQAGGPIANPGEMAFTHEMAEDVLASIPGYITEFKQVFGDDAINIDRATDAIAEFEKTLVTPNSRFDQWLLGDKDALTADEQAGYKLFKDSGCISCHYGVAMGGSSFQKMGVVEEYKSKSPAEGRKAVTGKDEDRFAFKVPTLRNVEMTYPYFHDGEAETLTEAVDIMGRLQLGAKFTDKQNAQIVAFLKSLTGEQPSFTLPILPPSNEKTPQPKPFE; via the coding sequence ATGAAGGTCAAATCAGGCGTGATGTCATTTCTTTGCATGGCTATTCTGGGTGCAGCAGGTGCAGCAGGTGCAGCAGGTGCAGCGGAAGAAGAACCGGTGCAGCCTATTCCGCCAGTAAAGGAAATTAATTTGGCCAAGGCCGAGCTCGGCAAAAAACTTTTTTTTGATCCTCGCCTTTCCAAGTCAGGTTTTATCTCTTGTAATTCCTGCCATAACTTAAGCATGGGTGGGTCAGACAACCTGAAAACCTCTATTGGTCATAACTGGCAGAAAGGTCCGATTAACGCTCCTACTGTACTAAACTCCAGCCTGAATTTTGTTCAGTTCTGGGATGGTCGGGCAGAAACGTTGAAAGATCAGGCCGGGGGGCCCATCGCCAATCCCGGCGAGATGGCATTTACCCATGAGATGGCTGAAGATGTCTTGGCGTCTATTCCAGGATATATTACCGAATTCAAGCAAGTTTTTGGTGATGATGCAATTAATATTGATCGGGCCACTGATGCCATTGCTGAGTTTGAAAAAACCTTAGTGACCCCGAACTCTCGCTTTGACCAATGGCTACTGGGCGATAAAGATGCCCTGACTGCTGATGAACAGGCAGGCTACAAGTTGTTTAAGGATTCTGGATGTATTTCCTGTCATTACGGCGTGGCAATGGGTGGATCCTCCTTCCAGAAAATGGGCGTAGTGGAAGAATACAAGTCCAAAAGTCCGGCTGAAGGTCGAAAGGCTGTGACTGGCAAGGATGAAGATCGTTTTGCTTTCAAGGTGCCGACTCTGCGAAACGTGGAAATGACCTATCCGTATTTCCATGATGGTGAGGCTGAGACCCTGACTGAGGCTGTTGATATTATGGGTCGCCTACAGCTTGGTGCAAAATTTACTGATAAGCAGAATGCACAGATCGTGGCCTTTCTGAAAAGCCTGACGGGTGAGCAGCCGTCATTCACGCTGCCGATTTTACCGCCTTCAAACGAAAAAACCCCGCAGCCCAAGCCTTTTGAGTAA